One segment of Nostoc flagelliforme CCNUN1 DNA contains the following:
- a CDS encoding high light inducible protein has product MATQETRPSTDLPPVAAEYNGIDRNEFLFGWTPQAEIWNGRFAAIGFLAYLLWDLAGYSVVRDVLRIVGY; this is encoded by the coding sequence ATGGCAACTCAAGAAACTCGCCCTTCTACTGATTTACCACCTGTTGCGGCAGAATACAACGGCATAGATCGCAATGAATTTTTATTTGGCTGGACACCTCAAGCCGAAATTTGGAATGGTCGCTTTGCAGCAATTGGTTTTCTAGCTTATTTATTGTGGGATTTAGCAGGCTATAGCGTTGTTCGTGACGTTTTACGCATAGTTGGCTACTAG
- a CDS encoding high light inducible protein produces the protein MATQETRPSTDLPPVATEYNGRDRNEFLFGWTPQAEIWNGRFAAIGFLAYLLWDLAGYSVVRDVLRIVGY, from the coding sequence ATGGCAACTCAAGAGACTCGTCCATCTACAGATTTACCACCTGTTGCAACAGAATACAACGGTCGCGATCGCAATGAATTTCTGTTTGGCTGGACACCTCAAGCCGAAATTTGGAATGGTCGCTTTGCAGCAATTGGCTTTCTAGCCTATTTATTGTGGGATTTAGCAGGCTATAGCGTTGTTCGTGACGTTTTACGCATAGTTGGCTACTAG
- a CDS encoding high light inducible protein, protein MATQGTRPSTDLPPVATEYNGRDRNEFLFGWTPQAEIWNGRFAAIGFLAYLLWDLAGYSVVRDVLRIVGY, encoded by the coding sequence ATGGCAACTCAAGGAACTCGTCCATCTACAGATTTACCACCTGTTGCAACAGAATACAACGGTCGCGATCGCAATGAATTTCTGTTTGGCTGGACACCTCAAGCCGAAATTTGGAATGGTCGTTTTGCAGCAATTGGTTTTCTAGCCTATTTACTTTGGGATTTAGCAGGCTATAGCGTTGTTCGTGACGTTTTACGCATAGTTGGCTACTAG
- a CDS encoding high light inducible protein produces MATQGTRPSTDLPPVATEYNGRDRNEFLFGWTPQAEIWNGRLAAIGFLAYLLWDLAGYSVLRDVLHLIGY; encoded by the coding sequence ATGGCAACTCAAGGAACTCGTCCATCTACAGATTTACCACCTGTTGCAACAGAATACAACGGTCGCGATCGCAATGAATTTTTGTTTGGCTGGACACCTCAAGCCGAAATTTGGAATGGTCGCTTGGCAGCAATTGGATTCCTTGCATATTTACTTTGGGATTTAGCTGGCTATAGCGTCTTACGCGATGTTTTACACCTAATCGGATATTAG
- a CDS encoding universal stress protein — MLARLQSATGRDDLIEQMVLLPEPKKPFSKKPQQVKAVNLIVAYDASPNSHTALDIAFWIAHQTRLATNAEVTVQAVYVLEDNSKSQYPNVLSLPIQQAPFEYQICEISKSATQVLTQPQLQTVVTPLQQADIILWQARSLAEEWQGCFKSHLRFGCISTELKKVVESEAADILFLGCNSVNHPMIEALGSNFPCAVLGIPSCIDE; from the coding sequence ATGTTAGCACGTCTGCAAAGTGCCACAGGACGAGATGACTTAATTGAACAAATGGTACTGTTGCCAGAACCAAAAAAACCTTTTTCTAAAAAACCTCAACAAGTAAAAGCAGTTAATTTAATTGTTGCTTATGACGCATCTCCTAACAGTCATACGGCGCTAGATATTGCCTTTTGGATTGCCCATCAAACGCGTTTAGCCACCAATGCAGAAGTCACAGTTCAAGCCGTTTATGTGCTAGAAGACAATTCAAAAAGTCAGTATCCAAATGTCTTAAGCTTACCAATACAACAGGCTCCATTTGAGTATCAAATCTGTGAAATATCAAAGTCTGCCACACAGGTATTAACTCAACCCCAATTGCAGACAGTGGTAACTCCCCTGCAACAAGCAGATATAATTCTCTGGCAAGCCCGAAGTCTGGCTGAAGAATGGCAGGGTTGCTTCAAATCTCATTTACGGTTTGGCTGCATTTCTACAGAACTTAAGAAAGTTGTTGAATCAGAAGCTGCCGATATCCTATTCCTCGGTTGCAACTCTGTCAATCATCCAATGATTGAGGCACTAGGTTCTAATTTCCCCTGCGCTGTTCTGGGTATTCCCAGTTGTATTGATGAATAA